The Gemmatimonadaceae bacterium region CCGTCGAGACGCTGTGGCCTTTGGAAAGCGTTTCGACGTAGGCGACGAGCCGCCAGATCTGGTCGTCGCCGATCCTCCCGCCCCACGACGGCATTCCGTCCGGGCGCCCTTCATATATGGATTGAAAGATGTCACCGGAGGTGCTTCCGAAGTGCATGCGTCCGTCCTGTAAGCTTGGCCCCATCGCCCCCGCGCCCTCGGCCCCGTGGCAGTCCAAGCAGTTGTAAGCCACGAACAGCTTGGCGCCCTCATCGATCCGGGCCGGATTGCCTGAGTACGGATTCTTGAGCGTCGCGAGCCGGCCTTGGAGGTTGAGCCCCGGCTGAATGTTGTCCGGATGCTCGACGAAGTACGTCGGCTGCGTGCCGATCTCGGTCACATGGATCTGTTGGTTCGGCCGTGTCGTCCCTTGGGCTCGATACACGCCGACGCCGGTTAGTGCCAGGAGTACCGCGGCGGTTTGGAATGTCGAGGAGAGTTGCATGAGTGGCGTTCCTTGTGGCACGATGGCCGTACCAGCTAGACGGGATGTCACTGCCGCAAGAAACGCCCCGAGGCAGTTCACAAAGAGTTTGTTTTTGTCGCCTGTAGCCGTATCCGCGAAATCCGTGGTTTATCCGCGAAATCCGCGTTCTTTTCAGGCTGTTGCTTTGCCCCCAGCCTCCCAGCCTACAGAGAGAAAACGAACAACATCCCACCCCACGAAGTGTATCTGGCCAGGTCCGGCAGCGTTGTGCCGCGTTCACGAACGTCGTACGGCATGTTGGCTGCCACGTCGCCGGCGATGAGCAGTCCCATATCGCCACCGATTCCGGAGTAGATCGCGACGTACTGCTTGCCGTCGGGTCCGGTGTACGTCATCGGCGCGCCGACGATCCCGGAGCCGACCTTGAACTTCCATAAAACGTTACCGCTCACGGCGTCGACGGCCTTGAACCAGCCGTCGAGCGTTCCATAGAAGACGACGTTCCCCGCGGTCGCGAGCGCGCCACTCCAGACGGGGAAAGGCTCCTTGATGCCCCAGAGCTTTTTCCCGTTCACCGCGTCCCACGCGATGAACTCGCCCTTGTAGCCGCCGGGACCGCCGACTTCGGGCGCGTCGCCGCCGATGTACGGCGTACCGGCGATATACGTCACCTCTCGGCCCGTGAAATCCATGCACAGGTTGTTCGTCGGCACGTAGAAGAGTCCCGTCTTCGGCGAGAACGCCGCGGGCTGTTGGTTCTTTCCGCC contains the following coding sequences:
- a CDS encoding c-type cytochrome, translating into MQLSSTFQTAAVLLALTGVGVYRAQGTTRPNQQIHVTEIGTQPTYFVEHPDNIQPGLNLQGRLATLKNPYSGNPARIDEGAKLFVAYNCLDCHGAEGAGAMGPSLQDGRMHFGSTSGDIFQSIYEGRPDGMPSWGGRIGDDQIWRLVAYVETLSKGHSVSTENFTGKTIDRGGR